The Musa acuminata AAA Group cultivar baxijiao chromosome BXJ2-2, Cavendish_Baxijiao_AAA, whole genome shotgun sequence genome has a segment encoding these proteins:
- the LOC135604733 gene encoding NAC transcription factor NAM-B2-like, whose product MEPVDLVPSGYRFLPTEEELVVDYLANWVAGAPLPGRAVAFADVYGTEPWNLLSSDRHEGYFFAERKPKNNGSSRVDRKAGSGSWTLYKKQEPVKSIVGGREMVVGRKSCLSFNDGRRKNSGWTMYEFEMSSSGFERRVLCHVKRSSHQAISGGTTIKTVESTFTEAATDTVTGDSFVGRERNREESSTLSAKASTLSKKPCWGMVAHSSTALQSDVSPPPTAVVQHPPPESHLSSVVSVAPNEAGVPAASPSSTDVGGGELVISAEELEAFLASSSSSVDQNCTDDAFITIEVEAFVVSPPPTAVVQHPPPESHLSSVVSVAPNEAGVPTAAPSSTDVGGGELVINAEELEAFLASSWVDQNCTREVEAIVISDDTDTASTTIPKASPSGLVDLLLMPDDTRIDSTTVAEVPSSSSSIDLVACEQMYSTNFFTSLEQVHDFLMSDDTPTTIPGASLGQCPLQASLMYGTSTDSTAVAAASSSSSDKQHRQ is encoded by the coding sequence ATGGAGCCCGTCGACCTCGTACCGAGCGGgtacaggttccttcccacggAGGAGGAACTCGTGGTTGACTACCTCGCAAACTGGGTCGCCGGCGCACCCCTCcctggccgcgctgtcgccttcgccgacgtctacggcaccgagccgtggaatcttctcaGCAGCGATCGGCATGAaggctatttctttgcggagcggAAGCCTAAGAACAACGGCAGCTCGCGCGTGGATAGAAAGGCCGGCagcggttcttggactctgtacAAAAAGCAAGAACCCGTGAAGTCCATCGTcggcgggcgcgagatggtggtggGGCGAAAGAGCTGCCTATCCTTCAACGATGGCCGTcggaagaactccgggtggacaATGTACGAATTCGAGATGAGTTCTTCCGGAttcgagagacgagttctctgtcacgttaAGAGAAGCTCGCATCAGGCCATCTCCGGAGGCACCACCATCAAAACGGTTGAGTCCACCTTCACGGAGGCCGCGACAGACACGGTCACCGGCGACAGCTTCGTTGGGCgggagagaaacagagaggaatcttctactctctcagcgaaagcatcgactctctcaaagaagccatgctgggGGATGGTTGCACATTCCAGCACAGCATTgcagtccgacgtctcaccacctccaaccgcggtTGTCCAACATCCACCCCCGGAGAGTCATCTTTCCTCGGTCGTCTCcgttgcaccgaacgaagccggagtcccAGCCGCCTCTCCATCATCAACGGACGTTGGTGGAGGTGAGCTCGTGATAAGTGCGGAAGAActcgaagcattcttggcttcgtcttcgtcgtcggtcgatcagaactgcaccgacgatgcTTTCATCACCATAGAGGTTGAAGCCTTCGTcgtctcaccacctccaaccgcggtTGTCCAACATCCACCCCCGGAGAGTCATCTTTCGTCGGTCGTCTCGgttgcaccgaacgaagccggagtcccAACCGCCGCTCCATCATCAACGGACGTTGGTGGAGGTGAGCTCGTGATAAATGCGGAAGAActcgaagcattcttggcttcgtcGTGGGTCGATCAGAACTGCACCAGAGAGGTTGAAGCCATCGTGATCtcggatgacaccgacacagcctcgactaccatcccgaaggcctcgccgtcaggccttgtcgatcttctcttgatgcccgatgacactcggattgattcgaccacggtcgcagaGGTTCCCTCCTCATCGTCGTCGATAGACTTGGTTGCGTGTGAGCAGATGTATAGCACCAACTTCTTCACGAGCCTGGAACAGGTCCATGACTtcttgatgtccgatgacaccCCGACCACGATCCCAGGGGCCTCGCTGGGACAATGCCCGCTGCAAGCCTCGTTGATGTATGGCACCAGCACTGATTCAACCGCGGTCGCAGCGGCTTCGTCGTCGTCATCAGACAAACAACATAGACAATAA
- the LOC108951167 gene encoding uncharacterized protein LOC108951167: MCPCMPTRVLASRGVGNSENGDHYSLAKQSTSNSAKCSLLSSQPKLVKEVSVSKRVKDFGPDVETYCDENGLVQVNRVKGLGICMTRDLQRNLDLMEKYEQEKRRGDNSSDRVASHTKKVVDVSEGLSGNNHSPSVASNEGIGVTFTEKSSSLPLDRRGYMDELAIHGSEDAIVISFSEDDNGKKATDDDNIFMQLIFGGQKTNLPLECVHSDKSTKDSESDCSWEEGLVKEISEIPNSFADITASLKSDLKKNQSSLA; this comes from the exons ATGTGCCCCTGTATGCCAACAAG GGTTCTTGCATCAAGAGGAGTTGGAAACAGTGAAAATGGGGATCATTATTCATTGGCAAAACAAAGCACTTCAAATTCAGCAAAATGCAGCTTGCTTAGTAGTCAACCTAAATTGGTTAAGGAGGTTTCTGTTAGTAAACGTGTAAAGGATTTTGGACCTGATGTTGAGACATATTGTGATGAGAATGGTCTTGTTCAAGTTAACAGAGTTAAAGGATTAGGAATTTGCATGACTCGTGATTTACAGAGAAATTTAGATCTGATGGAAAAGTATGAGCAGGAGAAAAGAAGGGGAGATAACTCCTCAGATCGGGTGGCTTCCCACACCAAAAAAGTTGTTGATGTCTCCGAAGGTCTTTCTGGAAATAATCATTCCCCAAGTGTTGCTAGTAACGAAGGAATAGGTGTAACATTTACTGAGAAAAGTAGTTCACTCCCGCTAGACAGGAGAGGTTACATGGATGAACTTGCTATTCATGGTAGTGAAGATGCAATTGTGATTTCCTTCTCAGAGGATGACAACGGGAAGAAAGCTACGGATGatgataatatattcatgcaattgaTTTTTGGAGGCCAAAAAACCAATTTACCCTTGGAATGTGTTCATTCAGATAAGAGCACAAAGGATTCTGAATCTGATTGCAGTTGGGAGGAAGGTCTAGTTAAGGAaatttctgaaattccaaatagttTTGCTGATATAACTGCAAGTCTGAAAAGTGACTTGAAGAAAAACCAATCGTCTTTAGCTTAG